In Gammaproteobacteria bacterium, the genomic stretch GGCTATAGGCGGATACTGACCATTGTTTCGGTGGTTGACAGAAACGTTCACCACCGACGTGACTAAGGCAATTTCTGTCGAATGACATACCATCGAAGCTTGTCTTTTCGTCCGTCCTCTGTGTTGCGGCAGCCGTTCCATCGTTCGACGATGCGCCTGATGTCGCGCCTTGATGACGAACGATACCGGCGCGGCGCTGTCCCTGCTTTGCTTGGGCACCGGTCTTGGGCTTCCTGCCCAAGCCGTTCACTGCTTCGCAGTTCACCCGGCGCAATCTGGTATGCCATTTTCCGGCAATCGCCTAACGGGTCTGGAAACCGGCATCCCGCGCCGGCATCCCGCCCGGACACAAAAAAATCTGGACAGGCAGGCTGGACAGCCTGCCAACGAGCGCGCGAGAATCTGCGCCGGACTGGCGCGCTCGGATCGAGGGACCGACGTGATCCTTTCCTCACCCCGGGGGTCTGGGAAGTGAGACCGTATGTCTGGCGCCACACCGAGTTTCTAGGGAGGTAAGGAGAGTGATTCATCCATCTGTTACGTACGGACTTACGCGACATTTCTGGCTTGCCGTGCTGGTCCTGGCCTTCGGCCTGGGTGTCGGCATGGCCGAAGCCGGCGACAGGGGTCCCCGCCACCATGCGGAGGGTCAGTACGACGCCGCCACGGCCACCTATGTGGTGGCCAAAGGCGATGATCTCATCGAGATCGCCGAGCGCTTCGGAATCACGGTGAAGGAGCTGCAGAAGGTGAACGGGCTGTCCTCGACAGAGGTCGAGGTCGGCCAGTCGCTGGTAATCACCACCCCCGTGGAGATCACTGGAAAGCTGGGCTCGCCCAGTGCCACCACGACCATCCCGGGCAATCAACTGCCCCCACCCCAGCCGAAATTCGGTGGCGTGATCAAGGATAACCGGGATCAATCCAAACCCTGGTGGGCACCGACCGTGGTGCCACCCAAGGAAGCGCCAAACATCCTGTTGATCATGACCGACGATGCCGGTTTCGGTATCCCAAGCACCTTCGGTGGCGTGATTCCGACACCGACCATGGACCGCATCGCGGAGAACGGACTGCGCTACAACCGAATATTCTCCACCTCCCTGTGCTCGCCGACACGTGCTGCGCTCATGACCGGACGCAACCACCATTCGGTCGGTTTTGGCGTGATTGCTGAACAGGCCACTGGCTTTCCCGGCTACGACAGCATTATCGGCGTGGACAACGCGACGATCGGCCGCATCCTGCGTGACAACGGTTACGCAACGAGCTGGTTCGGCAAGGATCACAACACACCGGCCTACGAGGCCAGCCAGGCGGGTCCCTTTGACCAGTGGCCGACCGGCATGGGCTTCGATTACTTTTACGGTTTCGTCGGTGGGGACACGAACCAGTGGACGCCGAACCTGTCCCGCAACACGACCCAGATCTACCCCTGGCTCGGACATGAAGGCAACCTGCAGTTTGATCGGTCGAATCCGAAAGCTGAGATCTGGCCGGTCACCGGTGAGGAACCCTCCTGGAACCTGATTACCGCGATGGCCGACGACGCCATCGACTGGATGTACCGGATCCACCAGACCGATCCCAAACAACCGCTGTTTCTGATGTACGTGCCGGGTTCTTCGCATGCGCCGCATCATCCTACAAAAGAGTGGGTGGACAAGATCCACGCCATGCACCTGTTTGACGATGGCTACGAGAAGCTGCGCGAGCGTATCTTCGAAAACCAGCAGAAACTCGGTGTTATACCCAAGGGTATGAAGCTGACACCCTGGCCGAAAGACATGCTGACGCCCTGGGACGAGCTCACGCCTGAGGCCAAGAAGCTCTTCATCCATCAGGTCGAGGTGTTCGCCGCCTACGTGGCCTACAACGACTACGAGATTGGCCGGGTAGTGCAGGCCTTCGAGGACCTAGGCAGGCTTGACAACACGATCATCATCTACCAGAACGGCGACAATGGCACCAGCGCCGAAGGCGCACCTAAGGGCACGTTCAGCGAGGTCGCATTCTTCAACGGCCTGCACCCCTCGATAGATGTGCAGATGAAGTTCTACGAGGCATGGGGCACACCCTATGCATATAACCATATGTCCGCTGGCTGGTCCTGGGCCTTCGACACCCCCTTTGACTGGTTCAAGCAAAACGCGTCCCGGTTCGGCGGTACCAACCAGAACATGGTCATCTCCTGGCCGAAGGTCATCAAGGACAAGGGCGGCCTGCGCGAACAGTTCGTCCATGACATTGACATCGTGCCTACACTGCTCGAGGTCACCGGTATCTCCGCGCCCAAATCCGTGGATGGCATCAAGCAGAAGCCGATCGAGGGCACGAGCTTCGCCTACACCTTCCCGAAGAAGAACGCCACGGAACCTTCCCGGCACAAGACCCAGTACTTCGAGATGATGGGCCAATGGGCGATCTATCACGACGGCTGGGTGTTGAGTACCAAACCCAACCGAGTGCCCTGGGATGCGTTCGATATTCCCAACCCCGATCCGCTCAACAACCAGGTGTTTCAGCTTTACGACCTGAGCAAGAGTTGGAACCAGGTCGACGACATCGCTGCCGAGCATCCGGAAAAGGTGAAAGAGATGCGGAAGCTGTTCGTCGAGGAAGCCAAGAAGTATCAGGTCTTCCCGCTGGATGCGACGGTAGTCAAGAGAATCGCGGACCCGAAACCAAGCTTAACGGCGGGCCTTACCGAACTGGTCTACACACGGCCGATGGTCGGCGTTCCTCAGGGCGATGCACCCTACCTGCTGAACACCTCCTACAGTCTCACGGCGGACATTACCGTGCCGGAAGGTGGTGCCGAGGGCATGATCGCAACCTCGGGCGGACGTTTCGCAGGCTGGGGCTTCTACCTGCTGGATGGCAAGCCAAAATTCGTCTGGGATCTGCTCTATCTCGATTGGGTCGAATGGGAAGGCCAGAAAGCGCTCTCGCCCGGCCGCCACACGATCGAGTTTGACTTCAAGTATGACGGCCTCGGACTCGCCACGTTCGAGTACA encodes the following:
- a CDS encoding sulfatase-like hydrolase/transferase → MIHPSVTYGLTRHFWLAVLVLAFGLGVGMAEAGDRGPRHHAEGQYDAATATYVVAKGDDLIEIAERFGITVKELQKVNGLSSTEVEVGQSLVITTPVEITGKLGSPSATTTIPGNQLPPPQPKFGGVIKDNRDQSKPWWAPTVVPPKEAPNILLIMTDDAGFGIPSTFGGVIPTPTMDRIAENGLRYNRIFSTSLCSPTRAALMTGRNHHSVGFGVIAEQATGFPGYDSIIGVDNATIGRILRDNGYATSWFGKDHNTPAYEASQAGPFDQWPTGMGFDYFYGFVGGDTNQWTPNLSRNTTQIYPWLGHEGNLQFDRSNPKAEIWPVTGEEPSWNLITAMADDAIDWMYRIHQTDPKQPLFLMYVPGSSHAPHHPTKEWVDKIHAMHLFDDGYEKLRERIFENQQKLGVIPKGMKLTPWPKDMLTPWDELTPEAKKLFIHQVEVFAAYVAYNDYEIGRVVQAFEDLGRLDNTIIIYQNGDNGTSAEGAPKGTFSEVAFFNGLHPSIDVQMKFYEAWGTPYAYNHMSAGWSWAFDTPFDWFKQNASRFGGTNQNMVISWPKVIKDKGGLREQFVHDIDIVPTLLEVTGISAPKSVDGIKQKPIEGTSFAYTFPKKNATEPSRHKTQYFEMMGQWAIYHDGWVLSTKPNRVPWDAFDIPNPDPLNNQVFQLYDLSKSWNQVDDIAAEHPEKVKEMRKLFVEEAKKYQVFPLDATVVKRIADPKPSLTAGLTELVYTRPMVGVPQGDAPYLLNTSYSLTADITVPEGGAEGMIATSGGRFAGWGFYLLDGKPKFVWDLLYLDWVEWEGQKALSPGRHTIEFDFKYDGLGLATFEYNDFSGVGRGGTGTLKVDGKVVDTKRMEKTIPIILEWDESFDIGQDTLTGINDADYLPPFPLTAKFNKLTIRIDRPQLSPEDIKKLEEGMKKAALGIQ